The Cherax quadricarinatus isolate ZL_2023a chromosome 53, ASM3850222v1, whole genome shotgun sequence genome includes a region encoding these proteins:
- the LeuRS-m gene encoding probable leucine--tRNA ligase, mitochondrial isoform X1, translated as MEKFSKMVKHLVQRRIFTARPHCRLLFSKTGVWPQCEEELPTEIKKEAEAYWKEKIYSQGSVKCGEACGKREKKYVLSMFPYPSGKLHMGHVRVYTTSDAMARFYCLRGHEVIHPMGWDAFGLPAENAAIDCNEMPDQWTYKNIQQMKDQLQELGCKFDWDREIATCDPEYYRWTQAIFLLLFREGLVYQEEALVNWDPVDQTVLANEQVDINGCSWRSGAQVEKRFLKQWFIKTTRFSKSLLDGLSDPALENWNDIIKIQRHWIGDCVGYRVEMTVEQKCVCSGTDIWTPVSGKLALWMPQPELIHGISFIGVHSGHKFDSSSYRVLKHDRYQLLNIVAVCPISQRQVPIIVCDDLPYSEDVEFYVGIPCISSIDQSLARTCGFDTPKIIEDGKLVNSGNLSDLTLESARQEVTQQLMDIGAGGFQTSVKLRDWLISRQRYWGTPIPFIHCPECGLVPVPEEQLPVELPKISSFPKRGASPLKEAVDWLTCSCPRCGGKAERETDTMDTFVDSSWYFLRFLDPSNSESPFRHDIQDKMMPVDLYIGGKEHADLHLYFARFLQHFLASKGIASHSEPFKRLIMMGMVMGQSYMVKNTGQYISKDQVDFSVDPPVALGTGEPLVVTFEKMSKSKLNGIDPQEILQKYGTDTTRLLMLGNFAPSSQRNWSEDTFPGILNWQKRLWLTVMDFINIRKNTQDSEKVSLSLEGTQEHTQFLWKSRNRYVRSITYVFEYTHQLSVAISFMQGLTSSLRKVPNCLMLSEEFERTLGALIIMLSPLAPHFASELWAGFCSVANSSHINKDLALLEQQWPEVDQEYPLSLKYSVLGKEAREVKVPRKVLDHLTPEAALDLISAAEDFQDYLGERSIIATHLKVLPGLEASVFFKYKVQDISKVKEALKKMNAEKKKQKLEKRLKKELRKAEC; from the exons ATGGAGAAGTTCAGTAAAATGGTAAAGCACTTGGTACAACGAAGGATCTTTACTGCACGGCCACACTGTAGACTTCTATTCAGCAAGACAGGAGTGTGGCCCCAGTGT GAGGAGGAATTGCCAACTGAGATCAAAAAGGAGGCAGAAGCTTATTGGAAAGAAAAAATTTATTCACAAGGGTCAGTTAAATGTGG TGAAGCTTGTGGTAAGAGAGAGAAGAAGTATGTTCTTTCCATGTTTCCTTATCCGTCGGGGAAGTTGCACATGGGTCATGTCCGTGTTTATACCACTAGTGATGCAATGGCCAGATTCTACTGCCTCAGAGGACACGAG GTTATTCATCCTATGGGTTGGGACGCTTTCGGTCTGCCAGCTGAAAATGCAGCGATTGATTGCAATGAGATGCCCGATCAATGGACCTACAAGAATATTCAGCAGATGAAAGATCAATTGCAAGAGCTGGGTTGTAAATTTGACTGGGATAGAGAGATCGCTACATGTGACCCAGAGTATTACCGCTGGACTCAGGCTATCTTCTTGCTTTTGTTCAGAGAAGGATTAGTCTATCAGGAAGAG GCATTGGTGAACTGGGACCCTGTGGATCAAACAGTGTTAGCAAATGAGCAAGTGGATATAAATGGATGTTCCTGGAGGTCTGGTGCTCAAGTGGAGAAACGCTTTCTTAAACAGTGGTTTATCAAGACAACAAG attttcaaAATCACTACTGGATGGCTTGTCTGATCCAGCATTGGAAAACTGGAATGATATCATCAAGATTCAGCGTCACTGGATTGGAGATTGTGTTGGGTACAGGGTAGAGATGACAGTAGAGcagaagtgtgtgtgtagtggaacAGATATATGGACACCAGTGAGCGGGAAACTGGCCTTGTGGATGCCACAAccagaacttatacatggaataaGCTTCATTGGAGTCCATTCTGGCCATAAATTTGATTCCAGCTCTTACAGAGTGCTTAAACATGACAGATATCAGCTACTGAATATTGTTGCTGTTTGCCCTATCAGTCAAAGACAGGTTCCCATTATTGTTTGTGATGACTTGCCATACAGTGAAGATGTAGAGTTCTATGTTGGGATACCTTGCATTTCTAGTATTGACCAGTCTCTTGCAAGAACATGTGGTTTTGACACTCCAAAAATTATTGAAGATGGTAAATTGGTGAATTCAGGTAACTTAAGTGACTTAACTCTGGAATCAGCAAGACAAGAAGTCACTCAGCAGCTTATGGACATTGGCGCAGGGGGATTCCAGACTAGTGTTAAACTGCGTGACTGGTTGATATCACGACAGAGGTACTGGGGGACTCCAATCCCATTCATTCACTGTCCAGAGTGTGGGTTAGTGCCTGTGCCTGAGGAGCAGCTTCCAGTTGAACTGCCAAAGATTTCAAGCTTCCCAAAAAGAGGTGCCTCACCACTCAAAGAGGCAGTTGACTGGTTGACCTGTAGCTGTCCAAG ATGTGGAGGTAAGGCTGAGCGTGAAACGGACACAATGGATACATTTGTTGATTCTTCGTGGTATTTTCTTCGTTTCCTTGATCCTAGCAACAGTGAATCACCTTTTCGCCATGACATTCAAGATAAAATGATGCCTGTTGACCTTTATATAGGGGGAAAGGAACATG CTGACCTCCATTTGTACTTCGCTCGTTTCTTGCAACATTTTCTGGCCAGCAAAGGGATTGCGAGTCACTCAGAGCCTTTCAAGAGATTGATTATGATGGGTATGGTTATGGGTCAGTCATACATGGTTAAAAACACCGGACAGTACATCAGCAAAGACCAAGTTGATTTTTCAG TTGATCCACCAGTGGCACTTGGAACAGGTGAACCCTTAGTTGTTACCTTCGAAAAAATGAGCAAGAGCAAACTGAATGGTATTGACCCACAG GAAATACTGCAGAAGTATGGCACAGATACCACCAGACTCCTGATGTTAGGCAACTTTGCTCCATCCTCACAAAGAAATTGGTCTGAAGATA CGTTTCCTGGTATCCTGAACTGGCAGAAACGTTTGTGGTTGACAGTTATGGATTTTATAAACATCCGAAAAAATACACAAGATAGTGAGAAAGTCTCTTTGAG CCTAGAAGGAACACAGgagcacacacagttcctctggaAGAGCCGCAACCGCTATGTACGGAGCATTACGTATGTTTTTGAGTATACACATcagttgagtgttgccatctctTTCATGCAAGGGCTAACTAGCAGTCTGAGG aaAGTACCAAACTGCCTGATGTTATCTGAGGAATTTGAGAGAACATTGGGAGCTCTGATCATTATGTTGAGCCCCTTAGCTCCACACTTTGCCAGTGAGCTTTGGGCAGGATTCTGTAGTGTTGCTAATTCTTCACACATTAATAAG GACCTTGCCCTACTAGAGCAGCAGTGGCCTGAAGTTGATCAAGAATATCCTCTTTCTCTTAAGTATTCG GTGCTTGGGAAAGAGGCTCGTGAAGTGAAAGTACCAAGGAAGGTACTAGATCACTTGACTCCTGAGGCAGCATTAGATCTGATTTCTGCTGCTGAAGATTTTCAAGATTACTTGGGAGAAAGGTCCATTATTGCTACACATCTGAAAGTACTACCAGGCCTAGAAGCATCCGTATTTTTCAAATATAAAGTGCAAGATATATCTAAAGTAAAGGAGGCCCTAAAAAAGATGAATGCAGAGAAAAAGAAGCAGAAATTAGAGAAGAGATTAAAAAAGGAATTAAGAAAAGCAGAATGTTGA
- the LeuRS-m gene encoding probable leucine--tRNA ligase, mitochondrial isoform X2 — translation MWVIHPMGWDAFGLPAENAAIDCNEMPDQWTYKNIQQMKDQLQELGCKFDWDREIATCDPEYYRWTQAIFLLLFREGLVYQEEALVNWDPVDQTVLANEQVDINGCSWRSGAQVEKRFLKQWFIKTTRFSKSLLDGLSDPALENWNDIIKIQRHWIGDCVGYRVEMTVEQKCVCSGTDIWTPVSGKLALWMPQPELIHGISFIGVHSGHKFDSSSYRVLKHDRYQLLNIVAVCPISQRQVPIIVCDDLPYSEDVEFYVGIPCISSIDQSLARTCGFDTPKIIEDGKLVNSGNLSDLTLESARQEVTQQLMDIGAGGFQTSVKLRDWLISRQRYWGTPIPFIHCPECGLVPVPEEQLPVELPKISSFPKRGASPLKEAVDWLTCSCPRCGGKAERETDTMDTFVDSSWYFLRFLDPSNSESPFRHDIQDKMMPVDLYIGGKEHADLHLYFARFLQHFLASKGIASHSEPFKRLIMMGMVMGQSYMVKNTGQYISKDQVDFSVDPPVALGTGEPLVVTFEKMSKSKLNGIDPQEILQKYGTDTTRLLMLGNFAPSSQRNWSEDTFPGILNWQKRLWLTVMDFINIRKNTQDSEKVSLSLEGTQEHTQFLWKSRNRYVRSITYVFEYTHQLSVAISFMQGLTSSLRKVPNCLMLSEEFERTLGALIIMLSPLAPHFASELWAGFCSVANSSHINKDLALLEQQWPEVDQEYPLSLKYSVLGKEAREVKVPRKVLDHLTPEAALDLISAAEDFQDYLGERSIIATHLKVLPGLEASVFFKYKVQDISKVKEALKKMNAEKKKQKLEKRLKKELRKAEC, via the exons ATGTGG GTTATTCATCCTATGGGTTGGGACGCTTTCGGTCTGCCAGCTGAAAATGCAGCGATTGATTGCAATGAGATGCCCGATCAATGGACCTACAAGAATATTCAGCAGATGAAAGATCAATTGCAAGAGCTGGGTTGTAAATTTGACTGGGATAGAGAGATCGCTACATGTGACCCAGAGTATTACCGCTGGACTCAGGCTATCTTCTTGCTTTTGTTCAGAGAAGGATTAGTCTATCAGGAAGAG GCATTGGTGAACTGGGACCCTGTGGATCAAACAGTGTTAGCAAATGAGCAAGTGGATATAAATGGATGTTCCTGGAGGTCTGGTGCTCAAGTGGAGAAACGCTTTCTTAAACAGTGGTTTATCAAGACAACAAG attttcaaAATCACTACTGGATGGCTTGTCTGATCCAGCATTGGAAAACTGGAATGATATCATCAAGATTCAGCGTCACTGGATTGGAGATTGTGTTGGGTACAGGGTAGAGATGACAGTAGAGcagaagtgtgtgtgtagtggaacAGATATATGGACACCAGTGAGCGGGAAACTGGCCTTGTGGATGCCACAAccagaacttatacatggaataaGCTTCATTGGAGTCCATTCTGGCCATAAATTTGATTCCAGCTCTTACAGAGTGCTTAAACATGACAGATATCAGCTACTGAATATTGTTGCTGTTTGCCCTATCAGTCAAAGACAGGTTCCCATTATTGTTTGTGATGACTTGCCATACAGTGAAGATGTAGAGTTCTATGTTGGGATACCTTGCATTTCTAGTATTGACCAGTCTCTTGCAAGAACATGTGGTTTTGACACTCCAAAAATTATTGAAGATGGTAAATTGGTGAATTCAGGTAACTTAAGTGACTTAACTCTGGAATCAGCAAGACAAGAAGTCACTCAGCAGCTTATGGACATTGGCGCAGGGGGATTCCAGACTAGTGTTAAACTGCGTGACTGGTTGATATCACGACAGAGGTACTGGGGGACTCCAATCCCATTCATTCACTGTCCAGAGTGTGGGTTAGTGCCTGTGCCTGAGGAGCAGCTTCCAGTTGAACTGCCAAAGATTTCAAGCTTCCCAAAAAGAGGTGCCTCACCACTCAAAGAGGCAGTTGACTGGTTGACCTGTAGCTGTCCAAG ATGTGGAGGTAAGGCTGAGCGTGAAACGGACACAATGGATACATTTGTTGATTCTTCGTGGTATTTTCTTCGTTTCCTTGATCCTAGCAACAGTGAATCACCTTTTCGCCATGACATTCAAGATAAAATGATGCCTGTTGACCTTTATATAGGGGGAAAGGAACATG CTGACCTCCATTTGTACTTCGCTCGTTTCTTGCAACATTTTCTGGCCAGCAAAGGGATTGCGAGTCACTCAGAGCCTTTCAAGAGATTGATTATGATGGGTATGGTTATGGGTCAGTCATACATGGTTAAAAACACCGGACAGTACATCAGCAAAGACCAAGTTGATTTTTCAG TTGATCCACCAGTGGCACTTGGAACAGGTGAACCCTTAGTTGTTACCTTCGAAAAAATGAGCAAGAGCAAACTGAATGGTATTGACCCACAG GAAATACTGCAGAAGTATGGCACAGATACCACCAGACTCCTGATGTTAGGCAACTTTGCTCCATCCTCACAAAGAAATTGGTCTGAAGATA CGTTTCCTGGTATCCTGAACTGGCAGAAACGTTTGTGGTTGACAGTTATGGATTTTATAAACATCCGAAAAAATACACAAGATAGTGAGAAAGTCTCTTTGAG CCTAGAAGGAACACAGgagcacacacagttcctctggaAGAGCCGCAACCGCTATGTACGGAGCATTACGTATGTTTTTGAGTATACACATcagttgagtgttgccatctctTTCATGCAAGGGCTAACTAGCAGTCTGAGG aaAGTACCAAACTGCCTGATGTTATCTGAGGAATTTGAGAGAACATTGGGAGCTCTGATCATTATGTTGAGCCCCTTAGCTCCACACTTTGCCAGTGAGCTTTGGGCAGGATTCTGTAGTGTTGCTAATTCTTCACACATTAATAAG GACCTTGCCCTACTAGAGCAGCAGTGGCCTGAAGTTGATCAAGAATATCCTCTTTCTCTTAAGTATTCG GTGCTTGGGAAAGAGGCTCGTGAAGTGAAAGTACCAAGGAAGGTACTAGATCACTTGACTCCTGAGGCAGCATTAGATCTGATTTCTGCTGCTGAAGATTTTCAAGATTACTTGGGAGAAAGGTCCATTATTGCTACACATCTGAAAGTACTACCAGGCCTAGAAGCATCCGTATTTTTCAAATATAAAGTGCAAGATATATCTAAAGTAAAGGAGGCCCTAAAAAAGATGAATGCAGAGAAAAAGAAGCAGAAATTAGAGAAGAGATTAAAAAAGGAATTAAGAAAAGCAGAATGTTGA